From Bacteroides uniformis:
TCGCATTCTTCCGTCTTATCTTTCCCTACATTCTCCCCGTCGAAATATCTCCGTATAAACTCATGCAAGTCTTTCTCCCTATAATACGTCTTATGCAAGATCGTGTAATACTTCAGCCCGTTGTCTCTGTACCGTTGTAGTGTTCGTTTGCTGATGTTCAGCAGCAGGCAAACGTCCTGGTTATCGTACAGCCGTTCCCCGTTCAGGTAATTTTGCGGCTTCTTGTTCTTCTTGTCCAGTGCGCCTACAACCCTTTCCACTTGTTCGAGCAACCGTTCCATATACGCCTCGAATGTTTCTTTATCCAATGGTATCATAAGCCCGCCTGTTTTAAGTTCCCGATGATATAATAACTCTGGTTCGACGGGTCTTTCCGTATGATTTCCTTCTCCCGCATGAACTTGATATAACTTTTCGCCGTGCGTTCCTTCACGTCCAGTATCGCTTGAATCTGCTCTGCCAAATCCACATAAGTGATAAAGTCCTGCCGTCCGAAAATATCCCGTGCCACTGCCACGAGTTCATCCTCTTTCCGCTTCTCCTTTTCCTCTTTCGGCTTTTCTCCCAGATACACGTGCATCCCGGCATCCTTATCCCATGCAAACTGCATGATAGGCACATCCAGCGGACTGCCGTCGCGTACCTTCAGCGCTTTCACCACCGACACCGACGGATCAGTATCTTTCTCGATAGAAAGAATTGCTGCCGCCTTTCGTTGCAACTCACTGCCCAGATGCCCGCGCAACTTCAACCCCGAAGGAATAAAATGTAGGATAGTAACGATACAAGTATTGTAAATCCCCGCCAGCCGGTACAATTCCTCCACCACGGCAATACTTTCCGTTTCATCATTCGCACCCTTTATCAAGTCCGCAATCCCGTCAATCACCACCATGTGAATCCCCCGGAACTGATAATGAAACTTATCCATGCTTTGGATAATCGCCTGCAAACGCTCTTTCCGGCTCATTCCCGTCAGGCAATACGCTTTCAGGTATTCCGGCATCGTTTCCCGTCCGCAACGTCTTAAAAGGTTTGTAATGTTCTTGTACGTCTGCACCTCCGACTGTTCTGTATCATAAAACAGAATCGCCTTTCGCTTGCTGTTTTCACAGACCGACACCCCCAACGTATCCATCACCTTATTCTTATCGGATTGTCCGATGGCACCGGCTATCAACGCCGTCACATAATTACTTTTTCCGGTTCCCTCGCCACCGGTAATACAGAGGATATTCCCTTGCGTGCCTAACGGCACATCATTCACCGACACAACCATTTGTGCCACGGGCGGCGGATTATTAAAATCCACCTCACAAGATTTCAGAGCAGACATAGTTTCGCTGTATATTGTATCCAGATAATCCAGAAATAGTTTAATCAAATCCTCCCGGCTATTTCCCAAACGGAAAAAGTCCGAAATATCCTTTT
This genomic window contains:
- a CDS encoding toprim domain-containing protein; the protein is MENKIDKEDILRLTDRGLSVFKHYIPVAFRLGKNFLNPFYQDKRASCNVYYERKSSVYKLKDFGNDDYSGDCFALVGKLHGLDCKRAKEFVEIMAVIDRDLHLGLMDSYEVNLPPAPIPVVSETILAQKVKKARPYTLAQKSFTAAELAFWGESGITQEVLKLFRVVSLMKFSSENNEGKPFSIAATDKEPVFGYTAKQYVKVYRPHSEMRFLYAGDFGENYCFGLEQLPAKGDLLFITGGEKDVMSLTAHGFHAICFNSETVTIPVGIIHRLSFRFKHIVLLYDVDKAGLDSSAKQELALKNYGVKRLLLPLAGTKVEKDISDFFRLGNSREDLIKLFLDYLDTIYSETMSALKSCEVDFNNPPPVAQMVVSVNDVPLGTQGNILCITGGEGTGKSNYVTALIAGAIGQSDKNKVMDTLGVSVCENSKRKAILFYDTEQSEVQTYKNITNLLRRCGRETMPEYLKAYCLTGMSRKERLQAIIQSMDKFHYQFRGIHMVVIDGIADLIKGANDETESIAVVEELYRLAGIYNTCIVTILHFIPSGLKLRGHLGSELQRKAAAILSIEKDTDPSVSVVKALKVRDGSPLDVPIMQFAWDKDAGMHVYLGEKPKEEKEKRKEDELVAVARDIFGRQDFITYVDLAEQIQAILDVKERTAKSYIKFMREKEIIRKDPSNQSYYIIGNLKQAGL
- a CDS encoding helix-turn-helix domain-containing protein, with protein sequence MIPLDKETFEAYMERLLEQVERVVGALDKKNKKPQNYLNGERLYDNQDVCLLLNISKRTLQRYRDNGLKYYTILHKTYYREKDLHEFIRRYFDGENVGKDKTEECEEDGQAEGGILSDDESEPAIT